A region of the Mytilus edulis chromosome 11, xbMytEdul2.2, whole genome shotgun sequence genome:
tcagaccgtacgcgtacggtccgttCGTAtgagtatttttaaaaagtacgcatacggtccaaatacgcatacggtctggaacatatacattaaAAAATAGATCAATTTGATTTACTGAATTTAACTAAAAATATTAGAGTTTACTTTATTGATCTCAGTATTACGGACACTCACGTTGGACAGGTATTGACAATAGAAAGCGCCGTTAATGTTATCGTTTACATAGTATACATAGATCCCCATTTGAAACTGTCTAAGAAATGCATGATATTCAGTTTGATTCTCAGttgaactattttttattttatgtttattctaACATGTCGATAACTTTTCCAAACTATGCGTGGTTGATTACGGTATGCTTAACTTAACGTTTTAGCACATACCCACGTGATTGCTTGCAGAGACAAGTTATTAGCAAGAAAGGATGATATAAATGAATTACAGAAGCAAATTGGTGAATGTCTCTATACAATACAGTCTTTCTACAGCAATACAAACTGGGTTGAAATGTTTGGTAATATTCCATATCTAGATTTTGGTAAGTtggtaaatctatattttttaaaacaaggtGTGTTTACATGAGACACctgatgttgtttattttttaatttttatttgaatatcgGAACTACATGCATTTAAGGAAACCGaatgtaaatatttgaaaaaagttttttaatcatttactaattttaaatctgtttgaCATTTCTACATGATGTACGAATGAACCGATTTTAGATGACATTGATCTCCAATAGGATTAACAAcgtttttatagtaatttttgtttgatattttaggGACTAAAGGAACACAGTTAATGCGTGTAGCCACATCTGACGAGGACACATGTCTTGATATGAAGAACTCTctgtaaatactaaaaaaaatataatgtgtaCAAAGATTATGTCCATAGTCAAATCGTCTTTCTATAACATCTGTTTTTAAATGTCAAGTCACTTTCGTGAAAAAATAATTTCAGGAGCAGGCGATGATCATATCACAAATTGTTCAAATTTAATAGTAAAAGTTAACCTCCATAAAGAAAATAAGTTGTTTGGTTAATTTAGATTTTCTAGAGTAAACTGTATTGCGTAAGAGTAACTAAACTAATctagaaaaaaaagatatcaaatatTGTCTTTCTTCAAAAcatattatcaaaatataaaaacgaacgccgaggaaaattttaaaaggaaagtcccttattaaaaACGGGAAAATAAAAACTCAAAAACatggataacatctgtcatattcctgacttgtgaggcattttcttatgtgaaAATCGTGGATTAAACCCGGTTtttaagctagctaaacctctcacttgtatcacAGAAGCATAgtttctattatattgacaaagatgtgtgAACATAACCCcaaaacataataggtaaaaatgttaaaatggggaacaacagtcaacattgaACATTGTATTTTTTTAGGGTTTCTTGTAAAGACAATGTGTTtgtaacaaatatgttgacaAGTGGTTTTCATCATGGCAGAGCTAATCGGAAGCCAGCAAGTATGTTAATAACGATATATATTGTCCTATTGTATATCCCTTATTATTTGTAGAATACCAATTCTGATAGATTTCATGGTGATCGACGAATTCAAATGTCAAACGAAGTACTAATTTTCTATTGTCTTGTTTGCAGACCGTAGTAAAACTACGTTTTAAAAATCCACGGCAATTAGTATccatgaatattaatgaatcaacaatatgtcatttgaatttttatgataGGGCATCtggttttaaacattttgtttaggTTAAAAAAAGGTGCttccaatttgataaaaaacaaattcaatcATTGCGTTTGTCAGATTtcgttttgttttcaatgttttcaaaaaaaGGGCGTaatataccagaggaacattcaaagtCATAGATCGAAAAAAACCGACACCCCCTGGCAAAAAATTGTTAACAAGACACAAtattgaaaactaaaaactaaagctaaccggatagcacgaacagacgactaacggatgaaaataaaagttgttcgTTGACAAAGTTGGTATTTGTTAGGAGTCCATGTTGTGCTGACCAAATAAAAAGGACGCGTAACGAATGTATAACATACACAAGCCGGATATGCAATATACGAGAAACGTAAACGTTACAGAGaaaacggatgtcgaacgtacatccaacggacgagtaccgcataaaatggacacctaacggaagcgtaccggataaaacggattaacaagatttacggaaaaattaaaaacgacgataattaaacatgtaaattgcataaattgtcaaaaatgttccgtgtaactggttttggtttgttcttcaaaatgccgcttAAGGGTAGTGTATGGCTTGAATAAGAGCAGTGCGACGATCTGTGGTTTTAACAACTAAACCTCATCGTCTTATTCTTGTATACAATCACTTTAACAGGACCGCAAAATGCATTGAAAGGAAAGTGCAGTCATGGTGGCCTCAATGATGATAGTAGAAACCTTATAGCAAAGTGTGGGATTAACAAGGAAACAACAGTGGAAGCCTTATCTCCGCACTATCATCTACATGTCCAAGCATATGAAGCAGCTGTAGAAGCGACAAAACAATTCTTTATTGCTGAAGGTAATGCTATATTAATAATTATTAGAACCAATATGGATATTCTTTAGACAACTTGCAATATAtctatgttattttaaatttcttaaGAATTTGctgttttaaataattattggttatatttgttatttcgtTTCTTTATTACTGAAGGTAATGCTATATTAGTAAATTATTAGAACCAATATGGATATTTTTAAGACAACTTTCAATAtatctatgtttttttattaaaaaagaattcgctgttttaaaaaaatattgtttatatttgtcatttcgttACCGTAAAGACGTGTTCCGTGTTATCAGTATTGCTCATTGTGATTAATGTTTATAAAAGTCAACATcatgtacaactggctaacgtTAGAGTTGTATATTGgtatatataaaataacattCACCTGTTATTTGCACGTGCACAATCGGCGAATGAATAAAAAGATGGTCTCTGATGAAATCTGGCTGATTGAAATTCATATCCGTTCTTGTCTTGAATACTATTACTGTCAATTTTGTTTTCAGATACAGGAATTTTAAACATTCTTGGAGATGAGTTGTTCAAATCcctatttcaaataaaataacgTACACAAGTCTCGCTCGCCTTTGCTGTCGATTTTAGTGGATCAATGGGTGGCGATATTGCAGCTGTTAAAGAACAGATTATTCAGCTTGTAACAAGTACCATTGGATCAAACAATGAACCAGCAGATTATGTTTTGTCCTTGTTTAATGATCCAGGTAAAAGACAATAGTTTGCCTGTAgaaaaatgtcaatatataaGATAGACAAGTGAATTTGCCTATCCGTTCGGAGATAATGGGAGTTCATCAGGTTTTTTTGTTGGGTTCCTTTCGCTAAGTATGTATAATGttgtgttttatatacatttgtttgtctgttcattttttctttttcaccATGTTTTGTCAGTTCATAATCGACTAATGAATTTCAATGTCCCTTTGATTTGGTTAAGCCCTTTCTTCTTTGCCAATATAGACAACTCTAAAAGAGTATTCAGTTGTGTAGCTCTAAGTAAAATTACAGTTTTGGTTTGACAAATTTAATTATTCATTATGTATAACATGCATAATGGGCTAAcactattttgttttatatctgttGAACCATTGAACAAACCCTTCCCTGACTTAAGTAACCAATTGTCAAAACGATTACGGTCGAAAATCATGTTGTATCTatcaatatttcatgcatttacaaGACAGGATGACTCTTTATGTATGGATCTGAAAAAAGATCATTGACGCTATATACTCCAGGCACATTTAAGATGAATACTTACTTCGTCGTATGGTGTCGTCACTCAATTTGACGTCACGctacatttttttcttgtttacatACGATTGCGATGTCAGGATCATGTGATTGAATTTAgaataataatacttttaaataaaaattaaaatgaaggaTTTGTAACCAAAAGAACAACTGTCAAAAAAATTAGTAAACAGTTATCGTTACTCTTGACGATTATTAACACAAGAACATGCTAGTTTCATAAATTTGTGAATTCGTTTGCCTTCAGCTAGTCTTAATGAAGGATTCGTTTACACAAGTGGAcaagatatgatagataaaattgCCACTATAGTCGTCAGTGGTGGTGACGATTGTCCTGAATTTGCAGCAGCTGGCATCTTAAAAGGTATTAgaaatttgtttcaatttgaatattttaagaaacattaacataacataacatcACATGTACATCTAAACAAATGGATTTGAAAATGTATTATGTAGATTATAATATAAGTGTCGAGATAAAGTACTTAAGACTTTATGTATCTGATTAACACCCGTGGACACGAAAAAGTAAGaacaagtaaaataaataaaaagattatgtCTTGTTTGGCTAAGTTTTGTTTGTATGCCAGTTTATACTCCAGTACTTCCTTAAAAGATTGATTCTTTTGTTTTGTATGATTTTCctctttgttaaaaatacatatgtttttcttttttatatattagccATTGAACTGTCAAAACAAAGATCGACTGTACTTGTTTTTACGGACGCTGACGCTAAAGATTCTGACAGGCTCCAGGAAGTAACAGATGCAGCTCTGGCAAAAAATATTCCGATTACATCTGTGTTGTCGAGTCAGTGTGCATCAAGAAAACGACGTGACACACTCGGTATACTTAAATCCATTTCAGTTTATAATTCTATTTGTTTAGGTTAATAATAAgcttaaaaattgtatttaaaaatatactCATCAGATTATATTATGAAAACAAATTGAAGTGTCAATAAGTTTGTAACATCATAATGGGTGAAATAATTTTCCATAATTCACTATACAACCATATCATATGattacataaaaacaaatgcTTAAACTACATGTACGTAACAAAAAACGACATAAACGCTATTTCCAGCtagaaaattgaaattgaaaatatttgtatttaatgttttttagTCGACAGATATATATGATTCATTATTCAACTTAAatacaaactgatttttttttataaatatggtGAAGATTTTCTACCAAAACATAGATTATCTTAGATGTATTTGGCTAAACCTTCTAGAAAATTTATGTTCTacttcctcttcttcctctttcttttgtttgctgttttaaatgtttgatttgagcgtcacttgCGAGACCGTTGtagacaattaaaaaaacaacgaaatgaaaaacaatacatttaaaaTCCGTGTAAGTACAACGTATTGTGAGTtttttttatacacatttttatatatttttatcatatttaaatgcATTGAGTTTGAAAACATTGACCTGACATCCAAAGATTATCTTATATCATGAGATCTTGCAATTTTACAGTTCGAAAAAGACGTGAAACGCAACTTTTCTACCAAAGTCTTTCTCAATCAACTGGTGGGACAGTATATAACACAGATAAAGAAAATTTTGGTTCAGTTTTAACTGAAGTTGTCAAggtatctatttttttttcttcaaaatttaaagGCTGTAAATACAAAAGGACATATTTGAACCTCAAAAGTAGTAAACAACAAGACAACcgataaacagaaaaaatatgcaAACAAAACGACGAAAACCACTATACAACGAAGGAGCTGGTACAGGATTAGCAGAGTAAGCAGGTCTAGATCACTAGTGCTACCGCTATTTTTCTCATAAATTTAAGGGAATTAGAAAAAAACCGTTGTTTAAAATGTATCTACTAAAGTAATGGCCAATATAACAGATGTGCTCTGGAACTTTTAGAAATTATTTAAGGAGatactttatatatagatatattttacaTGATGTATGCTACTCATTTTGGGGTATCAGTTTTTTGTTTGCGTTTAAAATTATCATACGTTTAACTTTGCTTTCAATTTAAGACTTTTACCGATAAATCAAAAGCAATACATTGGTTGAATCTCTATTGATTGTGAACGTTAACACTGCGATGAATTCTGAATCGCTCTAGACAAATTGATCAAAACTATTCATCCTCACAGATCGTTTTTCCTACATCAGAGGTACTAATAGAGACATATGAATGGAAAGACAATGAAGTTGGACACAAACATATAAATGTTGATGGTTCAATTCAGCTCCTGAAAATCAGTATTAAAGGAGGTTCAGACGAACGCGATATTGACTTCCACTATACAAatggtattatttattttatgtataaataAGCTCTCAAACAATGCCTGTTTCAATTAGataattattttttcagttctttcTTGTTATTTTAACTCACGTTCTGGCCAACTACATGTCGTCAGTTCCatgtacatatattatatatatataaaagatgtgaaatgattgccattgagacaccTCTCCATAAGATactaaatgaaacataaattaacaacaataggttaTCAATGTTACCGCACGTCCTTCGAAAATCATCAAAGcgcatactgcatagtcagctataaaaaaacaacgaaatgaaaaacattaatcaatttaaacgagaaaactaccggccgattttatatacaataaatgaacgaaaaccaaatatgtaacacatctgcaaacgacaactactgatttacaggctcctgacttgaaacaggcacatacagaCAGAGTGTGGCGGAACTAAACATGTTATCacaatcccaaccctccccttacctgggacagtgtagtaatagtacaacataagcaAAAACCTATACAAATCTGTTGAacaaggcttaactcatcagatgaatacaaatagaaatatgtcAAATTTATAGAGTATAAAATCCCATCTGCATGATACTTCAATAACTTATCATTACAGGAGATAATAAAAGCACACATAAGTAGAAACTATCATGGGCAATGTTTCGTACTGTAAATACAGGATACGAAAATGGGTAAACAGGTGTTATCATTTGTGCATACATATATCTGTTTAGGCTAGGTTAActctgccgatcagatcaacacGATTTATCCGATTGTCCTAATTTCCACGACCAAGttcaaccaaattcttgatcgggcctgtttacgacATCTAGCCGACCGCCATCCGACTATACACGACCTTAACTCGACAATTCACGACCCCATCCCGACAACACAATGAATACTTATTCAATAATTCCgatcaattcacgatcttttttcgactagctagaccaaatcaaccTTTTCGCGATCTCAGTCTGATCGTGACCAGACAAGATCGACCTGTTCGTAGGGATAATACGAAAGATAACTAAGTCGTCAGCAGTCTAATAATGAATGTTATTGCTCAATAacattcatatttgaaaaatccgccGGTGCCAAAATTACAGGATATGTCTCCCTTCCGGAACATCTGAGTTCATTCCAGTTTTTTTAGGTTATGTTTTGCTAAGTGTTTAGTTATCTATGTTATGTGGCTTGCTCTTTGTCTTCTCGTCGGGTTTCTTTTATTGCTATGGCTGTGTCGctttgttttcgacctttgagCTCAATTTTTCCGTTGGTGTCTTTTGTCTTTCTTTTATAATGTTATCCCTCCTTGCAAAAGTAAGGACACGTACTGTACATAGAGCAATTTTTGTACAGGTTAATACGATGTTGCCAATATAGTTTTGCGGAGTCAGAGTTATGAGAGGTTATCagatctgcacacacttttaGAGAATCGTGAAGCAGTCATATGTTCTCGTGTATGAGCGAAAAGGGATCGACGAGATATCGAGTGTGGTCGCGaagggatcgggtattggtcgagttggtctggcATAACATAAATATAGAAGTCGCAGTTATCTGGAAGCGATCGAatattggtcgagttaatctgtAAATGATCGGATATAagtcgagcaaaggtcgaaatgatcgagtactgatcggtaaatTTTTTGCATTCCGACCACATTCGATCTCAACACGATCCGTTCCCGgtcaattcgaccgctactcgacgaattctcgatctcttcttGAGTGACTTGCTTCTCGGTCTTTACTCaattgtttttgacatgtcaaaaactctcgggtaaaAAGTCAGATCGATGAAGAGTAAGGAAGACTATCCCGAACatccttgtcgattgagtcagaccagtctcccgatcacgtaatttgtctttatcgggcttgatcgagttgatctgatcggaagtgtgaacctagcttacttgtttattacattt
Encoded here:
- the LOC139494467 gene encoding von Willebrand factor A domain-containing protein 7-like → MYVLAILAVISSVSAFYPRQPPPEDWRTKTHFDITLIGTLQAISTYVFKNNMTNAKSESSALDEFFINDYNGWTAMLTTINTVRESVADTQEKKRGIPYVHCHADLIKLAHTHVIACRDKLLARKDDINELQKQIGECLYTIQSFYSNTNWVEMFGNIPYLDFGTKGTQLMRVATSDEDTCLDMKNSLVSCKDNVFVTNMLTSGFHHGRANRKPARPQNALKGKCSHGGLNDDSRNLIAKCGINKETTVEALSPHYHLHVQAYEAAVEATKQFFIAEDTGILNILGDELFKSLFQIK